The segment CAATATGCAAATCCACTTCACGCGATGGTTCAACCAGGTCAATATCTTTATTCGGAGGACTGTCCATCATCATTGCTTTCAGCGCAGAGAGATCGAACGGATCTTGCTTTTTCTGCGGAGACTTAGTTGCAGGCTTATGCACTGAAGTTGTTTTGATCGGATATATATATGCATCAGTTCCTGTCAGGGCGGCCTTTCCCAGTTTATTAAAAAAATTCTGCGGTTTGATCTTCTGCACCAGTTCCCCTTTCAATAACGCATTCTGCATATCTCTCACCTGAATATCAACTTCCGGCATGTCGTTCAATGCATCGTAGCTTATTTCATGCAGCGGGAATGCCTCATAGGGTGAAACATGCCTGTCAAGCTGAAAATGGATGTCGCAGCCGAGAAAGAAACGATAACGAAACGTCATAGATACGCCGGTATCATTGGCAATACTGATCCTGAATTGTATGATATCTCCTGAACGATCGCTGACAGGTTCAAAGCAGAGAAAAATTCCGCTGTCCTTTTTTTCCACTGCCTTTTCGGATTTCACGGATGATGAAGCAGTGTCTGATGTTTCATGTTTGCCGCGTGCAACAGGTGGTTGCACACCGGAAACGTAGTGTTTGATATCAGTCAGATACACCGGAATTTCCATATCCTTCAACTGCACAAATACCATCTCTGCACCATTCAGCCTCGTAACCATTCCGGTTTCCCGCAGATGAATGAGGTACACTTTATCGCCTGGCAAAAATCTTTCTGTCACAAGT is part of the Chitinophagales bacterium genome and harbors:
- a CDS encoding Smr/MutS family protein, whose translation is MTERFLPGDKVYLIHLRETGMVTRLNGAEMVFVQLKDMEIPVYLTDIKHYVSGVQPPVARGKHETSDTASSSVKSEKAVEKKDSGIFLCFEPVSDRSGDIIQFRISIANDTGVSMTFRYRFFLGCDIHFQLDRHVSPYEAFPLHEISYDALNDMPEVDIQVRDMQNALLKGELVQKIKPQNFFNKLGKAALTGTDAYIYPIKTTSVHKPATKSPQKKQDPFDLSALKAMMMDSPPNKDIDLVEPSREVDLHIEKLVRGYHHMDNAEMLHIQLSRFQQSLDQAIASGVDRFYVIHGNGKGKLKREIHTLLKTYKEVRSFNNDYHPKYAHGATEIILR